A genomic stretch from Telopea speciosissima isolate NSW1024214 ecotype Mountain lineage chromosome 7, Tspe_v1, whole genome shotgun sequence includes:
- the LOC122668438 gene encoding uncharacterized mitochondrial protein AtMg00810-like yields the protein MIITGPTHANIQTVRQRLLSVFDMKDLGPLRYFLGIEVASFPKSYLLSQSKYANEVVHRAGLTDDRVVATPVELNVKLSASDGAPLDDPTLYRELVGCLVYLTVTCPDIAYVVHVVNQLVSAPRTTHWTALLCILRYIRGTIFHSLLLSSTFSLELRAYADADWAGDVNDRKSTTSFCLFLGDSLISWKSKKQSVIARSSAEAEYRAMAHATAEIVWLRWLLFDMGVFLFSSTPLYCDNRSAIQIAHNSIFHERTKLIEIDCHFVRQHL from the coding sequence atgatcATCACTGGTCCGACTCATGCCAACATACAGACTGTCAGACAACGTCTCCTGAGTGtatttgatatgaaggacttggGTCCTCTCCGTTActtcttgggcattgaagttGCTTCTTTCCCTAAGAGTTATCTTCTTTCTCAGTCCAAGTATGCCAATGAGGTTGTCCATCGTGCCGGGTTGACGGATGATCGTGTTGTTGCCACTCCAGTCGAGTTAAATGTCAAGCTTTCTGCTTCTGATGGTGCTCCTTTGGATGATCCTACTCTATATCGTGAGTTGGTTGGTTGTTTGGTTTATCTCACCGTGACTTGCCCCGATATTGCATATGTTGTCCATGTTGTTAATCAGTTAGTCTCTGCTCCCCGGACTACACACTGGACTGCTCTACTTTGTATTTTGCGTTATATACGAGGTACAATCTTTCATAGTTTGTTGCTTTCTTCTACATTCTCTCTGGAACTACGTGCCTatgctgatgctgattgggctggtgacGTCAATGATCGTAAATCCACTACTagcttttgtttatttttaggTGATTCACTTATTtcctggaagagtaagaaacaaagtgttATTGCTCGATCTTCTGCGGAAGCTGAAtatcgtgctatggcacatgcTACTGCTGAGATTGTTTGGCTTCGTTGGCTTCTTTTTGACATgggtgtttttcttttttcctccacTCCTCTGTATTGTGACAACAGAAGTGCTATTCAGATTGCCCATAATTCTATTTTTCACGAGCGGACAAAGCTTATAGagattgattgtcattttgttcgccAACATCTTTAG
- the LOC122669251 gene encoding protein DMP2-like has protein sequence MAKDKNSSSTSGTTKEGMTDKALKGMGSLLKLLPTGTVFLFRFLNPVFTDNGRCPHTINKYLTGILLVFCGFSCFFSTFTDSYTGSDGLVHYGIATINGFWPSPASEKVNLSSYKLRFRDFVHAFWTLIVFAVVSLLDTNTVNCYYPSFESAQKVLVMLLPPLVGFFASAVFFIFRNKRHGIGYPAS, from the coding sequence ATGGCGAAAGACAAGAATTCATCTTCAACTTCTGGGACAACCAAAGAAGGCATGACAGACAAAGCATTAAAAGGGATGGGAAGCCTCCTCAAGCTTCTACCTACTGGGACTGTCTTCTTGTTTCGATTCCTAAATCCAGTCTTCACCGACAACGGACGTTGTCCTCACACCATCAACAAATACCTAACCGGTATTCTCCTTGTTTTCTGTGGCTTCTCCTGCTTCTTCTCAACTTTTACAGATAGTTACACGGGCAGTGATGGGTTGGTTCATTATGGGATTGCAACCATTAATGGGTTCTGGCCATCACCAGCATCAGAGAAAGTGAATTTATCGTCTTACAAGCTTAGATTCCGAGACTTTGTGCATGCATTCTGGACACTGATTGTGTTTGCAGTGGTTTCGCTATTGGACACAAACACCGTAAACTGCTACTATCCATCGTTCGAGTCTGCTCAGAAGGTGTTGGTAATGCTTTTGCCTCCCTTGGTTGGTTTCTTTGCCAGTGCAGTGTTCTTCATCTTCCGCAACAAACGTCACGGGATTGGGTACCCTGCAAGCTAG